CAGCTTCCAGCACAGGTTGTCGGTGTCCTGCAGGCCGGAATTGGCGCCGCGCGCGCCGAAGGGCGACACCTGGTGCGCGGAATCGCCGGCAAAGATCACATGGCCGTGCCGGAACTTTTCCATGCGGCGGCACTGGAAGGTGTAGATGGACACCCATTCGAGCTCGAACTTCACGTCTTCGCCAAGCATGGCCTTGAGGCGCGGGATGACGTTCTCGGGCTTCTTTTCCTCCTCCTTGTCGATATCCCAGCCGAGCTGCAGGTCGATGCGCCAGACATTGTCGGGCTGCCTGTGCAGAAGTGCCGACTGGCCGCGGTTGAAGGGCGGATCGAACCAGAACCAGCGCTCAGTCGGGAAATCGGCCTCCATGACGACGTCGGCGATCAGGAAATTGTCCTCGAAGACGCGGCCGACAAAATCGAGCCCCATCATGGAGCGGATCGGCGAGCCGGCGCCATCGCAGGCGATCAGCCAGTCGGCCGAGATGGCGTAGGGGCCATCGGGCGTGTCCACGGTCAGCGCGACGCCGCCTTCCTTTTCCTCGACGGAGACGACCTTGTTGCGGCCGCGCAGCTCGACGGGCTTTCCCTCCCGCTGCAACTCGCGGATCCGTTCAACGAGATACTGTTCAAAATAGTATTGCTGCAGGTTGATGAAGGCCGGGCGGCGGTGTCCCGACTCAGGCAGAAGGTTGAATTCGTAGACCTGGCGGTCGTCGAAGAACACCTTGCCGATGTTCCACTCAACGCCCTTGTCGACCATCGGCTGGCCGCAGCCGAGCCGGTCCAGAATTTCCAGCGGGCGCTTGGCGTAGCAGACCGCGCGCGAGCCCCAGGAGACCTTGTCATTGTCGTCGAGCACGACGACCGGCACGTCCATCTGGGCGAGGTCTATGGCGGCGGCAAGGCCGATGGGGCCGGCGCCGACCACGACGACCGGATGATGTGCCGAGGCGCCCGGTTCCTGGTCCGCCGTGCGCCGATAGGGATAAAGCGGCGTCTCGAATATCTTCTTGCCGCCGGTTTCGACTGCCTGGTCCACCTTCGCTCCTCCCGTGGTGCTTCCTCTCGTCGGCCTCAGCCCTGCAGGGCCTCCCACATCTCGCGGTCGCGCTGTGCCGTCCAGACGCGCGGCGTGTCGATGTCCAGCGCCTCGTCATAGGCACGGCTGACATTGAATGGCAGGCAATGCTCGTAGATGGCGTAGTCGGAGAATTTCGGATCACACTCGGCGCGGCAGGCGTCCCAGGCCTCCTTCAGGGAACCGCCCTTCCTGGCCACGCGCGCCACCGGATCGTAGGTGGAGGTGACGAAGTCCGTCGTCAGGTCGAGCGCCGCATTGACCATGTCCCTGCCGACAAGCGCGTCGCCGCGGCCGGGCGCGATGGCGTCCACGTCAAAGGCGCGGATCTTCTCGATGGTCTTCGGCCAGTCGCCGAAATGACCGTCGCCGCAATAGCAGGCGGAGTGGTATTCGACGATGTCTCCGGTGAACATGACGTTTTCGTCGGGCACGTGGATGACGATGTCGCCGGCTGTGTGCGCCCGGCCGAGGAACATCAGGTCGACGCGCCGCTTGCCGAGATAGACGCTCATCCTGTCGGTGAAGGTCGTGGTCGGCCAGGTCAGGGGCGGTACGTCGGCGATGTTCTCATAGCCCTTGAACAGGCGCGGGAAGCGCATGAATTCGGACTCGCGGTCCTCGGCACCGCGTTCGGCAACCATGGAACGGGCCTTCTCGCTCATGACGATGGTCGGCGCGTTGTAGGCGGACGCGCCGAGAACGCGGACGGCGTGATAATGGGTCAGCGCGAGATGGGTAATCGGCTTGTCCGTGACGGAACGTACCTTCTCGATCACCTTGTTCGCCAGTTCCGGCGTGGCCTGCGCCTCGACAATCATGACGGAATCGTCGCCGATGATGACGCCGGTGTTCGGATCGCCCTCGGCGGTGAACGCCCAGAGATCGCGGCCGATTTCGGTGAAGGATATCTTCTTCTCGGCGAGATCGCCGGCGGAAGCGAATTGCTTGGCCATCAGTCGGTTCCTTCGTATTTCTCGACGGTCTGCTCGATGGCGCCGAAGATCGAGTGTCCCTCGGCGTCCTTCATCTCGATGCGAACGGTATCGCCGAACCGCATGAATGGCGTTTTCGGCGCACCGTCGCGAATGGTCTCAATCATGCGCACCTCAGCCAGGCAGGAATAGCCCAGCCCGCCATCGGCGACCGGCTTGCCGGGGTTGCCGTCGGCATCCTTGTTGGACACGGTACCGGAACCGATGATGGCACCGGCGCCGAGCGGCCTCGTTTTCGCGGCATGGGCGACCAGCGTCGGGAAATCGAACGTCATGTCGATGCCGGCATTGGCGCGGCCGAGCGGCTCGCCGTTGAGATCCACGCAGAGCGGCAGATGCACCTTGCCGCCGTCCCATGCGTCACCCAGCTCGTCCGGCGTGACTGCGACCGGCGAGAAGGCCGAGGACGGCTTGGACTGGAAGAAGCCGAACCCCTTGGCGAGTTCCGCGGGGATCAGGCCGCGCAGGGAGACGTCGTTGACCAGCATGACGAGGCGAATGGCGTCTTTCGCCCTCGCCGGCGAGGCACCCATGGGCACGTCGTCGACGATGACGGCAACCTCGCCCTCCATGTCGATGCCCCAGGCCTCGTCGGCCATGCGGATCGGCGCGCGCGGGGCGAGAAACGTGTCGGAGCCGCCCTGATACATCAACGGGTCGGTCCAGAAGGAGGCCGGCAACTCGGCGCCGCGCGCCTTGCGCACCAGCTCGACGTGGTTGACATAGGCGGAGCCGTCCGCCCACTGGTACGCACGTGGCAGCGGCGATAGCGCGTCATGCTCGTGGAAGCGCTCGGTCGGCACCGCGTCCTTCAGAAGGCCCTCGGAGAGCGCTTCCAGCTTCGGCGCAACTTCATTCCAGTTGTCGAGAGCAGCCTGCAGGGTCGGTGCGACGGAGGTCGCATCCGTGCAGCGCGTCAGGTCGCGCGATACGACGACCAGCCTGCCGTCACGTGTACCGTTGTCGAGGGTCGCGAGTTTCATCGTTCCGTCCTTGTCGTCGTCGGCGGTGCGGTCTGCGTGCGGGGGAGGAGGGTACGATCACATGCCGCCGTCGCCCATCCTCCCGTATAAGGGGCGGTCGCATCGCAATCGGTCCGTTCGTAATGGTTGCGATTGTAACTAACAACAAATTTTTTCCGAAACGGACGACGGATGATGGCGCGGGCGCCTACAAGGACCATGTTCTCGGCAGCGGCCGACCGTCGAGAAACAGGGAAAGCAGCGGGAGAAGACGCTTGCGCAGGGCATGGCTCGTCGGCGCGGCGGCGCGAACGACGATCCTGCCGCCGGCGCCTTCGCCGATTCGGCTGATTCCCGCGGCGGTGCCGTCCAGCAGGTCGCGGGCCTTCGCCACGGCCAGGTCAAGGCGTTCCGCGTCGTCCCCGGTCGCAACGACCAGCGTCGCCGCGACCCGGTTCCCGCCCAGCACGGCGGCAGCCGTTACGCAGGGTTCCCCCTCCGGGTCGATACGGAAATCCTCGGCATGGACAAGCGCTCCGGCGCGGCGGATGCGCCAGCGGTCACGGTACAGGCCGGAGGCAACGGTCTCGCCCATCGCCTCGCGACCGAGAATCAGGGTTTCCAGGCCGACGAAGCGCGCATCATCCGCGAGGTCGACCTCGAGGGCACGGACGAAGCGGCCGCCGTCGAATAGGATCGTCTCCTGCGGCAGCCAGAACAGCGTGGCGCCGGACTCGACCCGGATTGCCGTGTTCTGCCGGCCGGTATCGCCGGCGCTCCGATAGATGCGCTCGCAGGCCTGGGTGGAAATGATCGCGTTGGTGCCCGGACCAGACTCGATCGTCCAGGACAGGGTGTCCCCACCGGTGACGCCTCCGGACGTGTTGATGAGAACGGCTTCCAGCGCATCGGTATGCGTTCCCGGTACCCGGATCTTCGCATTTCCCGACTGGTGAAGCCGGTCGATACGCGTGCGCCCGGCCGCGCGCTTAACGGCAAGCGTACCCTTGCCGTGAGAGCGCTGCATGTGCGTGGCGGCGATCCCGGTCATTCACTGCCGAGGTGCCGCTGGCCGCGCATCCGCGCCAGCTCGATCTGGCGCTGTCGCTCGGCGTAGCGGGCGCGGTCCTCCGCGGTACGCTTCTCGTAGCAATGAGGGCAGGAGATGCCCTCGACATATTTCGCGGATCGGGTCTCCTCGGGCGTCAGGGGATGCCGGCAGGCGCGGCACAGAACGTAGTTTTCCGGCTTCAGGCCGTGGCCGACGGCTACACGTTCGTCGAAGACGAAACAGGCGCCTCGCCACTTGCTTTCCTCCTCAGGCACTTCCTCCAGGTATTTCAGGATGCCGCCCTTGAGGTGATAGACCTCTTCGAAGCCGAGTGTCTTGACGAAGGCAGTCGCCTTCTCACAGCGGATGCCGCCGGTGCAGAACATGGCGATCTTCCTGCCCTTCAGCTCGTTGTCGTGGCGACGCACCCAGTCAGGAAACTCGCGGAACGTGCTGGTATGGGGGTCGACCGCGTTCTCGAAGGTGCCAATGGCGTATTCATAGTCGTTTCGGGTGTCGATGACGACTGTGTCAGGGTCGGCTATGAGGTCGTTCCATTCGCGCGGCTCGACATAGGTGCCGACGATCTGCGTCGGGTCCGTGTCGGGCACGCCCATGGTCACGATTTCCTTCTTCAAACGCACCTTCATGCGCAGGAATGGGGCCTTCTCCGCCCAGCTTTCCTTGTGTTCCAGGCCCGCGAATTCGGGCTGGGCGTGAAGAAACTCGAGAAGGCGGTCGATACCCTCTCGCGAACCGGCGACCGTTCCGTTGATGCCCTCGCTTGCCAGCAGCAGCGTGCCTTTCAGCCCGGCTTCGCGGCAAACCGCCTCAAGCTCCGGCCGGAATTCGCGGAAGCGGTCGAACTTCGCGAAGTGATAGAGCGCGGCAACGATATATGGCGGGTTCCTGTGCATGACCTTCCGGTTACTGCCGAACGGATATCGAGGCAAGGGGCGGTCGCCGCGAACGCCAGCGCGAAACCGGCAGTCACGAATGGATTTACCGGCCGGTAACCATGGCACCTAACCGGATGGTAGGCCGGTTCTGCTATTCCCGGTTGCATCCGGACCGTCGCCAAATCAACCGCCGGTCTGTGGGGATCGGGGGATCAATCGTTGGACACGACGACGCTATTCCTGGCCATCGCATTGATTCTCGTGGTCATGGCGACCGCGTTTCATGTCGCCGGGCGCGGCCGGAGAGACCAGCCGTACTGGGGCACGTGGACGGTTGCCAATCTCGTGCTGGCGGCAGCGCTGACAGCCTATGTCTTTCTCGACGACCTGCCGCGGTTCTTCATGGCAACCGTGCCGAACGGCCTGCTGGTGCTGGGATTCGGAATGCGCTGGCTGGCTGCACGCCAGTTCGGCGGGCGCGATACTCGGAACTGGATGGTCTGGGGCCCGTGCGCGCTGTTCGTGGGCCTGTGCGCCATTCCGGCCGTGGCGGGCTCCTATTCCGCGGTCTACACGATCGTCAACGTGATCCTCTGCGCGACTGCCTTCGCGACAGCGGCCGAGTTCTGGCGGGACCGCGCCGACCGGCTGCCTTCGCGGATCGGCCTCGTTTTCGCGTACGGAATCATGGGCGCCTCATTCGCGGTCCGCGTGGGGCAGGGATTGTTCGCGGCAGGCGACATCGTGCGCTACCTGCCCGAGGACACCTTGCTGGAAATTCACCTGGTGGTAGGCGTCCTGCACGCGGTCGGCGCCGGCGCCTTCGCCCTGTCGCTTGCCTATGAACGGGGTAACCTGGAATTGCGCCATGCCGCCGACCACGACGCGCTGACCGGGCTGTTGAACCGCGGCGCTTTCGAAGCGCGGCTGCGCCGGCGGCTCGAACATGGTTGCGGCAATTTCGCGCTTGCGGTGTTCGACGTGGACCATTTCAAGGGCATCAATGACACCTATGGTCACGCGGCGGGTGACGAGGCGCTCAGGACATGCGCGCAGGTGTGCCGTTCGATCGTGCGTGACGGTGACATGGTTGCGCGGATCGGCGGGGAGGAATTCGCGGTCCTGCTGGACGGCCTGTCGGCGAACGAGGCGCGGGCAACCGTGGAACGGATCCGCCGGACGATGAAGGCGACCATCATCTCTGCCGGCGAGCGTCGCTTCCGGATATCGATCAGCGCCGGCATCCATCACGTCGGTGCCGGGAGCCGGGATTTCGACGCGCTGATGCGCGTCGCGGACGAGGGGCTCTATGCCGCCAAGAACGGCGGGCGCGACAGGATCGAAGAAGCGGCCGCGATGTCGGCCTGATCGCCCGCACGGGGCGGAAAACTTATCCAACGGCGCGAAAGCCGGCGCACAATTGCCGCAGCGAAACCTTCTGCGGGATTGGCCATGTTCTCGAAAGAAATCATATCGGAAATCGAGGCGGCCGCACGGGATGTCGGAGCGGAGCCGGCGGCCCTGCTGGCCGTGATCGAAGTGGAATCGGGCGGTCGGGCATTTGCCGAGATCGACGGTCGCAAGGAGCCCCTGATCCGCTTCGAGGGGCACTGGTTCGATCGTCTCCTGGACGGCAGGAAACGCGCCCGGGCGCGCGCGTTGGGGCTGGCATCGCCAAGGGCGGGTGTGGTGAGGAACCCGGCCTCGCAGGCGGAGCGCTGGCGCCTGCTCGCGGAAGCCATGAAGGTCGATCGCCCGGCGGCGCTGCAATCGACATCGTGGGGCATGGGCCAGGTGATGGGATTTCACTGGAAAGCGCTGGGGTACGCCTCGATCGAGGAACTTGTCGCCGAAGCCCGGTCCGGCCCGGCGGGACAGGTACGCCTGATGGTGCGGTTCATGCAGGCGAACGGACTGATCGACGCTTTGAAAGCGCGGGACTGGGCCGCATTCGCGCGTGCCTATAACGGACCGCGCTACAGGGTGCACCGCTACGACAGCCGGATCGCCGCCGCCTACCGGCGCCACAGGCGACTGCTGGACAGCGGCAGGCCCGGGCCGGCCGGTCTCGTGCGCGGCGACCGCGGGGAGGCGGTCCGGAAACTGCAGCGGATGCTGACGGCGGCGGGCTATCCGCTTGCGCAGGACGGGCAGTACGGTCCGGAAACCGAGCGGGCGGTCAGACGGTTCCAGGCCGATCACGGACTCGATCCGAGCGGATCGGCAGGGACGAGGACCATGGACGAACTGCGGCGCGCATCGCGAAGCGGGGCATTTTTTCGCAACTTGTCATACCTGTACCGTCTTTTGCGGGCTATGTTGCCGGGTGCCGCCCGGAAATCCGACACATGGTCTGGACGGCTTCGCTAAACCGATTTAAGTGCACGGCAGAACGCCACAAGGACTTCGACATGCCGCAAAATACCGATGCATTGCTTCCCATCATGACCGGTCAGCCGGTCATACCAGTCATCGTGCTCGATGACGCGAAGGACGCGGTGCCGCTGGCGAAGGCGCTGGTGGCCGGCGGACTGCCCGCGATCGAGATCACGCTCAGGACCGATGCCGCACTGGAATCGATCCGTCGCGTGGCGGACGAGGTTCCGGAGGCGCTGGTCGGTGCCGGCACCATCCTCAACGGCACGCAGTTCGACCAGGCGGTCGATGCAGGCGCAAAATTCGTGGTCAGTCCCGGCCTGACGCCGGAACTGGTGGACGCCGCAGAGGGAAGCCCGGTGCCGCTGTTGCCCGGCGCGGTGACGTCGAGCGAGATCATGGCGGCACTGGAGGACGGCTATTCACTGCTGAAGTTCTTCCCGGCCGAACAGGCGGGCGGGGCGGCCTATCTGAAATCGCTGTCGTCGCCTTTCGGCGGCGTGAGGTTCTGCCCGACCGGCGGGGTCTCGGCGAAAAACGCGGACGAATACCTGGCGCTACCGAATGTGCTCTGCGTCGGGGGGTCCTGGGTGGCGCCGAAGGATGCTGTCACATCCGGCGACTGGGACCGGATTGCCGCACTCGCCGGGGAAGCCGCATCGCTGAAATAGCCGGGGCCCGGCAGGGGAAAGAAAAAGCCCGGGGCGGCGAGCCGTCCCGGGCTTCCTTTTGCATTGTCTTGCCAGTGCCTAGAGCTTGCCGGCGCGCTGCTGCAGCATCTGGAATGTGTCGAAGTTGTACTCCGACAGCTGCTGCCACAGATAGCCTTCGCGGCGATAGCCCATGTAGCTGTCGTGAACCTTCTTGAAGGTCGCGTTCTCCGCGGAGAGCTCGGCATAGGTTTCCGTCGCAGCGTCGAAGCAGGCCTCGAGAATCTGCTGGCTGTAGGGACGGAGCTGCGTGCCGGAGGCAGCGATCTCCTTGAGGGCCTTGGGGTTCAGCGTGTCGTAACGGGCCATCATCACGCTGTTGGCCAGAGCGGATGCGCTCTTGACAATTGCCTGGTAGGACTTCGGCAGTTCGTTCCACTTCTCGAGATTGATGAAGTTGTGGACGGTCACGCCGCCTTCCCACCAGCCCGGATAGTAGTAGTAGGGAGCGACCTTGTTGAAGCCGAGCTTGCTGTCGTCATAGGGGCCGACCCACTCGGCGCCGTCGATGGCACCCTTTTCCAGTGCCGGGTAGATGTCGCCGCCGGGGATGCCCTGCGGAACCACGCCGACCTTCTCGATGATCTTGCCGCCCATGCCGCCGATGCGGAACTTCAGGCCCTTCAGGTCGTCGAGCGTGTTGATTTCCTTGCGGAACCAGCCGCCCATCTGGGCACCGGTATTGCCGGCCGGGAACGCGATGGTGTTGTAGTTGGCATAGAATTCGTTGAGCAGGTCGGTGCCACCACCCTCGTAGAGCCAGCCATTGGTCATGCGGGCGTTGAGACCGAAGGGAATGCCGGTTCCGATGCCGAAGGTCGGGTCCTTGCCCCAGAAATAGTAGGAGCAGTTGTGCATCATCTCCACCGTGCCGTTGGACACGGCATCGAGCGCTTCCAGCGTGCCGACGATCTCGCCGGCGGCGAAGACCTGGATGTTGAAGTTGCCGTCGGTGGCTTCATTCACCGCGGCGGCGAAGACCTCGGCAGCACCGTAGATGGTGTCCAGCGCCTTCGGGAAGCCCGAGGTGCAGCGCCAAGTGATTTTCGGCATGGACTGCGCGATGGCCGGGGCGGCAAGGGCGGTTGCAGCCGCAGCGCCGGCGCCGACAGCGCCGGTTTTCTTGATGAAAGAACGACGATCCATAAGATCCTCCCAGATGATTACGTGACGAGACCGCCCCGTTGTCCCCCCAAAAACACGGGCTTTTCCGCGGCGGAACC
This portion of the Oricola thermophila genome encodes:
- a CDS encoding FAD-dependent oxidoreductase, coding for MDQAVETGGKKIFETPLYPYRRTADQEPGASAHHPVVVVGAGPIGLAAAIDLAQMDVPVVVLDDNDKVSWGSRAVCYAKRPLEILDRLGCGQPMVDKGVEWNIGKVFFDDRQVYEFNLLPESGHRRPAFINLQQYYFEQYLVERIRELQREGKPVELRGRNKVVSVEEKEGGVALTVDTPDGPYAISADWLIACDGAGSPIRSMMGLDFVGRVFEDNFLIADVVMEADFPTERWFWFDPPFNRGQSALLHRQPDNVWRIDLQLGWDIDKEEEKKPENVIPRLKAMLGEDVKFELEWVSIYTFQCRRMEKFRHGHVIFAGDSAHQVSPFGARGANSGLQDTDNLCWKLKLVMDGLAPESLLDSYDHERIHGADENILNSTRSTDFITPKSEISRIFRDAVLDLSERYEFARPLVNSGRLSVPCVYDGSPLNGPDRLEGGPARTRPGAPCPDAPLDSGFLLDLLGNRFHLLAIDADIPDSIGDGGVVAEALRLSSADDSDGGLAARYLGEARSAVYLIRPDQHVAARWQSFDEAEVKAAIRTATGRA
- a CDS encoding MBL fold metallo-hydrolase; amino-acid sequence: MAKQFASAGDLAEKKISFTEIGRDLWAFTAEGDPNTGVIIGDDSVMIVEAQATPELANKVIEKVRSVTDKPITHLALTHYHAVRVLGASAYNAPTIVMSEKARSMVAERGAEDRESEFMRFPRLFKGYENIADVPPLTWPTTTFTDRMSVYLGKRRVDLMFLGRAHTAGDIVIHVPDENVMFTGDIVEYHSACYCGDGHFGDWPKTIEKIRAFDVDAIAPGRGDALVGRDMVNAALDLTTDFVTSTYDPVARVARKGGSLKEAWDACRAECDPKFSDYAIYEHCLPFNVSRAYDEALDIDTPRVWTAQRDREMWEALQG
- a CDS encoding fumarylacetoacetate hydrolase family protein, which produces MKLATLDNGTRDGRLVVVSRDLTRCTDATSVAPTLQAALDNWNEVAPKLEALSEGLLKDAVPTERFHEHDALSPLPRAYQWADGSAYVNHVELVRKARGAELPASFWTDPLMYQGGSDTFLAPRAPIRMADEAWGIDMEGEVAVIVDDVPMGASPARAKDAIRLVMLVNDVSLRGLIPAELAKGFGFFQSKPSSAFSPVAVTPDELGDAWDGGKVHLPLCVDLNGEPLGRANAGIDMTFDFPTLVAHAAKTRPLGAGAIIGSGTVSNKDADGNPGKPVADGGLGYSCLAEVRMIETIRDGAPKTPFMRFGDTVRIEMKDAEGHSIFGAIEQTVEKYEGTD
- a CDS encoding urease accessory protein UreD, with protein sequence MTGIAATHMQRSHGKGTLAVKRAAGRTRIDRLHQSGNAKIRVPGTHTDALEAVLINTSGGVTGGDTLSWTIESGPGTNAIISTQACERIYRSAGDTGRQNTAIRVESGATLFWLPQETILFDGGRFVRALEVDLADDARFVGLETLILGREAMGETVASGLYRDRWRIRRAGALVHAEDFRIDPEGEPCVTAAAVLGGNRVAATLVVATGDDAERLDLAVAKARDLLDGTAAGISRIGEGAGGRIVVRAAAPTSHALRKRLLPLLSLFLDGRPLPRTWSL
- a CDS encoding rhodanese-related sulfurtransferase gives rise to the protein MHRNPPYIVAALYHFAKFDRFREFRPELEAVCREAGLKGTLLLASEGINGTVAGSREGIDRLLEFLHAQPEFAGLEHKESWAEKAPFLRMKVRLKKEIVTMGVPDTDPTQIVGTYVEPREWNDLIADPDTVVIDTRNDYEYAIGTFENAVDPHTSTFREFPDWVRRHDNELKGRKIAMFCTGGIRCEKATAFVKTLGFEEVYHLKGGILKYLEEVPEEESKWRGACFVFDERVAVGHGLKPENYVLCRACRHPLTPEETRSAKYVEGISCPHCYEKRTAEDRARYAERQRQIELARMRGQRHLGSE
- a CDS encoding GGDEF domain-containing protein; the protein is MDTTTLFLAIALILVVMATAFHVAGRGRRDQPYWGTWTVANLVLAAALTAYVFLDDLPRFFMATVPNGLLVLGFGMRWLAARQFGGRDTRNWMVWGPCALFVGLCAIPAVAGSYSAVYTIVNVILCATAFATAAEFWRDRADRLPSRIGLVFAYGIMGASFAVRVGQGLFAAGDIVRYLPEDTLLEIHLVVGVLHAVGAGAFALSLAYERGNLELRHAADHDALTGLLNRGAFEARLRRRLEHGCGNFALAVFDVDHFKGINDTYGHAAGDEALRTCAQVCRSIVRDGDMVARIGGEEFAVLLDGLSANEARATVERIRRTMKATIISAGERRFRISISAGIHHVGAGSRDFDALMRVADEGLYAAKNGGRDRIEEAAAMSA
- a CDS encoding N-acetylmuramidase domain-containing protein, which gives rise to MFSKEIISEIEAAARDVGAEPAALLAVIEVESGGRAFAEIDGRKEPLIRFEGHWFDRLLDGRKRARARALGLASPRAGVVRNPASQAERWRLLAEAMKVDRPAALQSTSWGMGQVMGFHWKALGYASIEELVAEARSGPAGQVRLMVRFMQANGLIDALKARDWAAFARAYNGPRYRVHRYDSRIAAAYRRHRRLLDSGRPGPAGLVRGDRGEAVRKLQRMLTAAGYPLAQDGQYGPETERAVRRFQADHGLDPSGSAGTRTMDELRRASRSGAFFRNLSYLYRLLRAMLPGAARKSDTWSGRLR
- a CDS encoding 2-dehydro-3-deoxy-phosphogluconate aldolase, yielding MPQNTDALLPIMTGQPVIPVIVLDDAKDAVPLAKALVAGGLPAIEITLRTDAALESIRRVADEVPEALVGAGTILNGTQFDQAVDAGAKFVVSPGLTPELVDAAEGSPVPLLPGAVTSSEIMAALEDGYSLLKFFPAEQAGGAAYLKSLSSPFGGVRFCPTGGVSAKNADEYLALPNVLCVGGSWVAPKDAVTSGDWDRIAALAGEAASLK
- a CDS encoding TRAP transporter substrate-binding protein; translation: MDRRSFIKKTGAVGAGAAAATALAAPAIAQSMPKITWRCTSGFPKALDTIYGAAEVFAAAVNEATDGNFNIQVFAAGEIVGTLEALDAVSNGTVEMMHNCSYYFWGKDPTFGIGTGIPFGLNARMTNGWLYEGGGTDLLNEFYANYNTIAFPAGNTGAQMGGWFRKEINTLDDLKGLKFRIGGMGGKIIEKVGVVPQGIPGGDIYPALEKGAIDGAEWVGPYDDSKLGFNKVAPYYYYPGWWEGGVTVHNFINLEKWNELPKSYQAIVKSASALANSVMMARYDTLNPKALKEIAASGTQLRPYSQQILEACFDAATETYAELSAENATFKKVHDSYMGYRREGYLWQQLSEYNFDTFQMLQQRAGKL